A stretch of Aerococcus urinaehominis DNA encodes these proteins:
- a CDS encoding Cof-type HAD-IIB family hydrolase, producing the protein MTIKLIAIDMDETLLRTDKTYDQNRFEKIFMQLREQGIIFLIASGNSYHQLRTNFSDEVRPQLYFAGDNGSFMVKDDKVLQTIGITENIYRDTIAFIQQHSQASIYVSTGMASYMLAGDPHFETALKYNGILYPVQSFDDIPSGQDAYKVAMINDASLADNKKLTHAIQKQFPNILSVTSGNIFIDNIHKDSGKGQAVSYLQNKYNIQPSETMVFGDSMNDHSMMLAAKYAIAMSNADPDLVASSSYQIASNNDQAVLTTLEALLAEKLEAYLEDKQLS; encoded by the coding sequence TTTTATGCAATTAAGAGAACAAGGTATTATTTTTCTCATCGCTTCCGGTAATAGCTATCATCAGTTACGAACTAATTTTTCCGATGAGGTCCGTCCGCAACTCTACTTTGCCGGTGATAACGGCTCCTTTATGGTAAAAGATGATAAAGTGCTACAAACAATTGGCATAACTGAAAATATCTATAGGGATACGATTGCTTTCATCCAACAACATAGTCAAGCCTCAATTTATGTGTCAACAGGTATGGCGTCTTATATGTTAGCGGGTGATCCTCATTTTGAAACGGCCCTCAAATACAATGGTATCCTGTACCCTGTCCAATCTTTTGATGATATCCCGAGTGGGCAAGATGCCTATAAAGTTGCTATGATTAATGATGCGAGCTTAGCTGATAATAAAAAATTAACTCATGCCATCCAAAAACAATTTCCTAATATTCTTTCTGTAACTTCAGGTAATATCTTTATTGATAATATCCACAAAGATTCCGGCAAAGGACAGGCTGTGAGCTACTTACAAAATAAGTATAATATTCAGCCTAGTGAAACCATGGTATTTGGTGATTCTATGAATGACCATTCGATGATGCTAGCAGCTAAGTACGCAATTGCCATGTCAAATGCTGATCCAGACTTAGTAGCTAGTAGTAGCTATCAAATCGCTAGTAATAATGACCAAGCCGTCTTAACTACTTTAGAAGCCTTATTGGCGGAAAAATTGGAAGCATACTTAGAAGACAAGCAGCTGTCATAG